Proteins from a genomic interval of Macadamia integrifolia cultivar HAES 741 unplaced genomic scaffold, SCU_Mint_v3 scaffold2543, whole genome shotgun sequence:
- the LOC122066714 gene encoding leucine-rich repeat extensin-like protein 6, which translates to MAQLLNKTKNSSPNLSCLFWFFFSPLILLNPSCTQATQPLPNPRLLNAYTALQAWKHAIISDPKNFTSNWNGPNVCNYTRVYCAPPPDNPNTTTVAGIDLNDGNIVGSLPDELGLLTDIALFHLNSNRFTGAIPRSFEKLHLLYELDISNNEFTGSFPSVVLSLPSLKYLDLRFNQFDGSIPSTLFDLNLDAIFINNNKFQSNVPKSIGNSPASVIVLANNRFNGCLPNGLGKMGGTLDEINLRNMGLYGCLPKEIGELTNLTVFDVSFNYLSGPLPQTMGGMKELEKLNVAHNKISGEIPASICSLPRLENFTYSYNYISGEPPQCVNLPSKDDRQNCILGKSSQRFPQDCETVLGHPLNCVVFGCSAISPPPQLPPSPAPTAVAPMTPPPVY; encoded by the coding sequence ATGGCTCAACTACTCAACAAAACGAAGAACTCATCCCCAAACCTCTCTTGCTTATTctggttcttcttctctccACTTATCCTCCTCAACCCTTCCTGTACTCAAGCCACCCAACCTCTTCCAAATCCTAGACTCCTCAATGCCTACACGGCCCTCCAGGCATGGAAACATGCAATCATCTCAGACCCAAAGAACTTCACCTCCAACTGGAACGGCCCCAACGTCTGCAACTACACTAGAGTCTACTGTGCCCCCCCACCAGACAACCCTAACACAACAACAGTAGCCGGAATCGACTTAAACGACGGCAACATCGTCGGTTCATTACCAGATGAGCTTGGTCTTCTCACCGACATAGCTCTCTTCCACCTTAACTCCAACCGCTTCACCGGTGCCATCCCCAGAAGCTTCGAGAAACTTCATCTCCTATATGAGCTCGATATCAGTAACAATGAATTCACCGGTTCCTTCCCTTCTGTGGTTCTCTCACTTCCTTCTCTCAAATATCTTGATCTCCGGTTCAACCAATTCGATGGTTCTATTCCTTCCACCCTCTTCGATTTGAACCTCGACGCCATCTTCATCAACAACAATAAATTCCAATCCAACGTGCCAAAAAGTATCGGTAACTCTCCGGCTTCTGTTATTGTGTTAGCGAATAATAGATTTAACGGTTGCCTTCCCAATGGTTTGGGGAAAATGGGAGGGACTCTGGACGAGATAAATCTCAGGAATATGGGTTTATATGGGTGTTTGCCTAAGGAGATTGGGGAGTTAACTAACTTAACGGTTTTCGACGTCAGTTTTAACTACCTGAGTGGGCCGTTGCCGCAGACGATGGGAGGGATGAAGGAATTGGAGAAGTTGAACGTGGCTCACAATAAAATTTCCGGTGAGATTCCGGCGAGTATTTGCTCGTTGCCGCGGTTGGAGAACTTCACGTACTCTTATAATTACATAAGCGGAGAACCACCCCAATGCGTCAATCTACCCAGTAAAGATGACCGCCAGAATTGCATTCTGGGGAAGTCATCGCAAAGGTTTCCACAGGATTGCGAGACGGTTCTAGGACACCCTTTGAACTGTGTAGTCTTTGGCTGCTCGGCAATAAGTCCACCGCCACAGCTGCCGCCGTCACCAGCACCTACAGCGGTGGCTCCGATGACGCCTCCACCAGTTTATTAG